Proteins from a genomic interval of Chryseobacterium indologenes:
- the yaaA gene encoding peroxide stress protein YaaA, whose amino-acid sequence MKIVTSPAKLMNVENSTDLLKSTTPKFIEDAAFIQSYLKEKSPKYLSELMEISPKLADENWERNQKWKSKPTAKESAPAMFAFTGEVYRGLDAKTLDKDAVDYLQKNYRILSGLYGLLKPSDKVMLYRLEMGRPFEFDEYKNLYAFWKEKVTEQLNSEMKKGEILLHLASNEYGKVIDRKKLNHPVVDFDFYELKEGKLKTIVVYTKHARGLVVRYCAETNAKTLDDVKGFNYEGYRIDEEKSTDTKLVFTR is encoded by the coding sequence ATGAAAATTGTAACATCACCTGCGAAATTAATGAATGTAGAAAACTCAACAGACCTGTTGAAATCAACTACCCCGAAGTTCATTGAAGACGCAGCATTTATACAGTCTTATTTAAAAGAAAAATCACCTAAATATCTTTCTGAGCTGATGGAGATATCTCCAAAGCTGGCTGATGAAAACTGGGAAAGAAACCAAAAATGGAAATCCAAACCTACGGCAAAAGAATCTGCACCGGCAATGTTTGCCTTTACAGGAGAAGTTTACCGTGGATTGGACGCCAAGACCCTTGATAAAGACGCAGTAGATTACCTGCAAAAAAATTACAGAATACTTTCCGGGCTCTATGGATTGTTGAAGCCATCAGATAAGGTGATGCTTTACAGATTGGAAATGGGGCGTCCTTTTGAATTTGATGAATATAAAAATTTGTATGCTTTCTGGAAAGAAAAGGTTACTGAACAACTGAATTCTGAAATGAAAAAAGGCGAAATTCTCCTCCATCTTGCCAGCAATGAATACGGAAAAGTCATCGACAGAAAGAAGCTGAATCATCCCGTTGTCGACTTTGATTTTTACGAGTTGAAGGAAGGAAAATTAAAAACCATCGTAGTGTACACCAAACACGCCAGAGGGCTGGTTGTAAGATATTGTGCAGAAACCAATGCCAAAACTTTAGATGATGTAAAAGGATTCAACTACGAAGGTTATCGAATTGATGAGGAAAAATCTACGGACACAAAACTGGTTTTTACAAGATAA
- the prmC gene encoding peptide chain release factor N(5)-glutamine methyltransferase, protein MTISTFKKYFKTELSDLYTESESAFLCAIFLHKIVGLDTFQQRRFSDQELLTDDEKQLLHIISDLKTGRPYQQILGETEFYGMKFFVDQHVLIPRPETEELLEIAIREVQRLKPATREMKILDIGTGSGVIPLVLKKQFPGASVSSIDFSAEALQTARRNAEHHKLDINFIHADYLSFELQEQYDMIISNPPYIGIEEEIEIADSVKEFEPKMALFSPTSDALIFYRKIAEDSEKHLHDGGFLFLEINQKLGSETLELYRNLPMAQLLKDLSENDRFIYARK, encoded by the coding sequence ATGACAATTTCAACTTTTAAAAAATATTTCAAAACTGAACTTTCCGACCTTTACACTGAGTCGGAAAGCGCTTTTTTGTGCGCTATATTCTTACATAAAATCGTAGGTCTGGATACTTTCCAACAGAGAAGATTTTCAGATCAGGAGCTTTTGACGGATGATGAAAAACAGCTGCTCCATATTATTTCCGATCTGAAGACCGGCCGACCTTACCAACAAATCCTGGGCGAAACTGAATTTTACGGCATGAAATTCTTTGTAGACCAACATGTATTGATTCCACGTCCTGAAACAGAAGAGCTGCTAGAGATCGCCATCCGTGAAGTTCAACGGTTAAAACCCGCTACTCGGGAGATGAAAATTCTTGACATAGGTACGGGAAGCGGTGTTATTCCTCTTGTTTTGAAAAAACAATTTCCCGGTGCCAGCGTTTCTTCTATAGATTTTTCTGCCGAAGCTTTACAGACTGCTCGGAGAAATGCTGAGCATCATAAGCTTGACATCAATTTTATTCACGCTGATTATCTGAGTTTCGAACTGCAGGAGCAGTATGATATGATTATCTCCAATCCACCTTATATCGGGATCGAGGAAGAGATTGAAATCGCTGATTCAGTCAAAGAATTTGAACCTAAAATGGCATTATTCTCTCCTACTTCCGATGCCTTGATTTTTTACCGGAAAATTGCGGAAGATTCTGAAAAGCATCTACATGACGGAGGTTTTTTATTTTTGGAAATCAACCAGAAACTAGGCTCCGAAACATTAGAGCTGTACCGGAACCTTCCCATGGCACAACTCTTAAAAGACTTGTCTGAAAATGACAGGTTTATTTATGCGAGAAAATAG
- a CDS encoding DUF4180 domain-containing protein, with amino-acid sequence MVIKSHEINNIRIAEVISDEVIIQSAQDGLDLMGNIYYQGFDKIVLYEENITPDFFDLKTKIAGEILQKFSNYRIGLAIVGDFSKFESKSMRDFIFESNKAQHINFVNMLEEALENFSR; translated from the coding sequence ATGGTCATCAAATCACACGAGATCAACAATATAAGAATAGCGGAAGTAATTTCCGATGAAGTCATTATACAATCTGCTCAGGACGGGCTTGATCTGATGGGAAATATTTATTATCAGGGATTTGATAAAATTGTCCTGTATGAAGAAAATATTACCCCTGATTTTTTTGACCTGAAGACAAAAATTGCGGGTGAAATTCTCCAAAAGTTTTCAAACTACCGTATCGGACTGGCCATTGTAGGTGATTTCAGCAAATTTGAAAGCAAAAGTATGAGGGATTTTATTTTTGAAAGCAATAAAGCCCAACATATTAATTTTGTGAATATGCTGGAAGAAGCATTAGAAAATTTTTCAAGATAA
- a CDS encoding SDR family NAD(P)-dependent oxidoreductase, translating to METKESYAVVTGASQGLGKAFAENLAKKQINVILVSLPGQCLEDVCRNLEENYKIKAHYYEVDLSVNDNVLQLTKWINQSFNIHILINNAGLGGTKKFTEATPDYINTILQVNVAATSLITHQLLPNLLRQPKAYILNVSSMAAFSPIGFKTVYPASKTFIHSFSRGLHEELKDTNVFVSVVNPGAMKTNKDVCKRIEKQGFLGKLTLLDPDHVASYSIRQLFKKDSVIMMNPISWLLMKILPIWIKLPLMTQAIKKEIEA from the coding sequence ATGGAGACTAAAGAATCATATGCCGTGGTCACGGGCGCAAGCCAGGGCTTAGGAAAAGCATTTGCGGAAAACCTGGCAAAGAAACAGATCAATGTTATTTTGGTAAGCCTTCCGGGGCAGTGTCTGGAGGATGTTTGCCGGAACCTTGAAGAAAACTACAAGATAAAGGCCCATTATTATGAAGTGGACCTTTCTGTCAATGATAATGTGCTGCAGCTTACAAAATGGATCAATCAATCCTTTAATATTCATATTCTGATCAATAATGCAGGTCTGGGTGGGACGAAAAAATTTACAGAGGCAACCCCTGATTACATCAATACCATTTTACAGGTTAATGTAGCTGCAACCTCATTGATTACGCATCAGTTATTACCCAATCTTTTAAGACAACCCAAAGCGTATATTTTAAATGTTTCAAGTATGGCAGCATTTTCTCCTATTGGATTCAAAACGGTCTATCCGGCATCCAAAACCTTTATCCACTCATTTTCCAGAGGTTTGCATGAAGAATTAAAAGACACCAATGTCTTTGTCAGTGTGGTGAATCCCGGTGCTATGAAAACAAACAAAGATGTCTGTAAAAGAATTGAAAAGCAGGGTTTTTTAGGCAAACTGACCCTTCTGGATCCGGATCATGTGGCATCATACAGTATTCGTCAGTTATTTAAAAAAGATTCCGTAATTATGATGAATCCAATCAGCTGGTTGCTCATGAAAATTTTACCCATCTGGATAAAACTTCCGTTGATGACCCAGGCGATAAAAAAAGAAATAGAAGCATGA
- a CDS encoding AraC family transcriptional regulator yields the protein MNTSELNSFIVILIYGSLVLLSLLKLANPLQVNKKANFWFGLFLFLWSTFWLDEILFLITGSAIEVHSLLPVRFVQYMTPIFFYFSVLFFTNPSFTFKLTDVKFLLLPLTFLICLWGIALGYEKPFEYLSIALILIQALFYTLLSYITIRKHQRKIQQFSSNTEGINLNWLEYIILVLLIVNIIYVLYNLFYDPKSLNFFINAVFLVVIYFVAYYSLKQKEIYPVEEQQRNELISIDADSDKEEVKRKLISDEELLKIKTQLENIMVLQKPYLDSELNLIKLAEMLSVSTHHLSYVINTGFHKNFFQYVNEFRVEYAKILLKTDSKLSILGIAYESGFNSKTSFNTTFKKVTGLTPSEFKK from the coding sequence ATGAACACATCAGAATTAAACAGTTTCATCGTAATACTTATCTATGGTTCATTGGTTTTGCTGTCTCTACTCAAGTTGGCTAATCCCTTGCAGGTAAATAAGAAAGCCAATTTCTGGTTTGGACTTTTCCTGTTTTTATGGTCTACATTCTGGCTGGATGAGATTCTATTTTTAATTACAGGCTCCGCGATTGAAGTTCATAGTCTGCTTCCTGTAAGGTTTGTACAGTACATGACGCCCATATTTTTTTATTTCAGTGTCCTGTTCTTTACCAACCCTTCTTTTACATTTAAGCTTACAGACGTTAAATTTTTACTGTTACCGCTTACATTTCTTATTTGTCTTTGGGGCATCGCATTAGGATATGAAAAACCGTTTGAATATCTGAGTATTGCATTGATACTCATTCAGGCCCTGTTTTATACATTATTGTCCTATATTACAATTAGAAAACATCAGCGGAAAATACAACAGTTTTCTTCCAATACGGAAGGTATTAACCTGAACTGGCTGGAATATATCATTCTCGTACTTCTTATTGTAAATATCATTTACGTACTGTATAATCTGTTTTATGATCCCAAATCTTTGAATTTTTTCATTAACGCAGTTTTTCTGGTGGTGATTTACTTTGTAGCTTATTATTCTCTGAAGCAGAAAGAAATCTACCCCGTGGAAGAGCAACAACGTAATGAGCTGATTTCTATCGATGCGGATTCTGATAAAGAAGAAGTAAAGCGTAAACTGATTTCCGACGAAGAATTACTAAAGATTAAAACACAATTGGAAAACATTATGGTGCTGCAGAAACCCTATCTCGACAGCGAACTGAACCTCATTAAGCTGGCGGAAATGCTATCTGTTTCTACCCATCATCTGTCTTATGTAATCAATACCGGTTTTCATAAAAATTTCTTCCAGTATGTGAACGAGTTCAGAGTAGAATATGCTAAAATATTACTAAAAACAGATTCCAAACTTTCCATTCTGGGCATTGCCTATGAATCAGGCTTCAATTCCAAGACCTCTTTCAATACCACTTTTAAAAAAGTAACAGGATTGACGCCTTCTGAATTTAAAAAATAA
- a CDS encoding rhomboid family intramembrane serine protease, with protein sequence MNILILCIIATAVISFIAFNNPAITEKYKFSVGDILYRKEYIRLLSSGFLHADIMHLVFNMLTLYFFAPIVMEHFGNLGFLIVYIGSILLGNILSLYIYQKQTWYSAVGASGGVSGILFASIALYPNIGIYIFFIPIAIPGYIFGLVYFGYSVYMMMNPRPHDNIGHAAHLGGAFLGLLYAIINAPALAMNNGLYIGIMSLPLIYLAYEIFVRKRIG encoded by the coding sequence ATGAATATTTTAATATTGTGCATTATAGCAACTGCTGTTATAAGTTTTATCGCCTTTAATAATCCGGCAATTACGGAGAAATACAAGTTCAGTGTCGGAGATATTCTTTACAGAAAGGAATACATCCGTTTGCTGTCATCAGGTTTTTTGCATGCAGATATCATGCACCTGGTATTTAATATGCTGACGCTGTATTTCTTTGCACCGATTGTTATGGAGCATTTCGGGAATTTAGGATTCCTGATAGTCTATATAGGATCCATATTGCTAGGAAACATCCTTTCTCTGTATATTTACCAAAAGCAAACCTGGTATTCTGCAGTCGGAGCAAGCGGAGGAGTCTCAGGAATTCTTTTTGCCTCCATCGCATTGTATCCGAACATCGGAATTTATATTTTCTTTATTCCCATAGCAATACCAGGATATATTTTCGGATTGGTATATTTCGGTTATTCCGTATACATGATGATGAATCCAAGGCCCCATGATAATATCGGTCATGCGGCACACTTAGGAGGTGCATTTCTTGGGCTGCTGTATGCGATCATTAATGCGCCTGCTCTGGCAATGAATAACGGACTTTATATTGGAATCATGTCACTTCCGTTAATTTATCTTGCCTACGAAATATTTGTGAGAAAACGGATTGGATAA